Proteins encoded in a region of the Photobacterium profundum SS9 genome:
- a CDS encoding gamma-glutamylcyclotransferase family protein: MYIFGYGSLINNHSRQLTGQTGKAIPAVIQGLQRYWGKVDGSYKIAPLVARIGEGHCNGVLVVVDDISLQEFDRREKGYHRVRVNLDSIVCVSDECILEEGETVWVYVKDKTEVPCKHQPIVQTYVDTVLAGCLSISESFAKTFVETTHGWHHPLENDRHNPKYGNLAGVLDEHLYTIDRLIEQVRLPLK, encoded by the coding sequence ATGTATATTTTTGGTTATGGCAGTTTGATTAACAATCATTCACGTCAATTAACGGGTCAAACGGGTAAAGCGATTCCTGCGGTGATACAGGGTTTACAGCGTTATTGGGGAAAAGTTGATGGTAGCTATAAAATAGCGCCGCTAGTGGCAAGAATTGGCGAAGGGCACTGTAATGGCGTGTTAGTTGTTGTTGATGACATTAGTTTGCAAGAATTTGATCGTAGAGAAAAAGGCTATCACCGTGTGCGTGTAAACCTTGATAGCATTGTATGTGTTAGTGATGAATGTATCTTGGAAGAAGGTGAAACCGTTTGGGTGTACGTTAAAGACAAGACTGAAGTGCCTTGCAAGCATCAACCGATTGTACAGACTTATGTTGATACAGTATTGGCTGGCTGCTTATCGATTTCGGAGTCGTTTGCTAAAACATTTGTGGAAACAACTCATGGCTGGCATCATCCGTTGGAAAATGATCGCCATAACCCTAAATACGGTAATTTAGCTGGGGTGCTTGATGAGCATTTATACACGATAGACAGATTGATTGAACAAGTTAGACTGCCGTTAAAGTAG
- a CDS encoding DUF3108 domain-containing protein, which yields MKSVYLTITAILMSFSSLLPATELPKKYHQCKKILTYNVFFHGVKIGTFERQINWQNNNVNVYTYSNIDVLVTKSSLKQHSSYKWSSEKNSFISLSFDRDVKGLISGKFTAKFSDNASKSSVDSNGKIMTFSDDSMPLLDADALASQMRLNVINGEKKFDFLLQDADEVNHYYFEVKGQETINTNFGKLKTIRVEQTRKSDRKLYLWFAPDLDYQLVLGTYKRKILDLKTTLNSKKVVCPPVKVVSNPFIPQAQ from the coding sequence ATGAAAAGCGTTTACTTAACTATAACAGCTATACTGATGAGCTTTTCATCATTACTACCTGCTACGGAACTGCCTAAAAAATATCACCAATGTAAAAAAATACTGACGTATAACGTTTTTTTTCATGGTGTCAAAATCGGCACGTTTGAACGACAAATCAATTGGCAAAATAACAACGTCAATGTTTATACCTATAGCAATATAGATGTATTAGTAACAAAGTCATCTCTGAAACAGCATTCATCTTACAAATGGTCTTCAGAAAAAAATAGCTTTATTTCTCTATCATTTGATCGGGACGTAAAAGGTCTTATTTCTGGAAAGTTCACGGCTAAATTTAGCGATAATGCCAGCAAATCATCTGTAGATTCTAACGGTAAAATAATGACATTTTCAGACGATTCAATGCCACTACTGGATGCTGATGCACTGGCTAGTCAAATGCGTTTAAATGTTATCAATGGCGAGAAGAAATTTGATTTTTTATTACAAGATGCCGATGAAGTAAATCATTATTATTTTGAAGTAAAAGGACAAGAAACGATCAATACGAACTTTGGAAAGCTGAAAACAATTCGGGTTGAGCAAACCAGAAAAAGTGACCGAAAACTATACCTATGGTTTGCACCAGATTTAGATTATCAGCTGGTACTCGGTACATATAAGCGCAAAATTCTCGACTTAAAAACGACATTAAATTCAAAGAAAGTAGTCTGCCCACCGGTGAAGGTTGTCTCTAATCCCTTCATACCACAAGCACAATAA
- a CDS encoding long-chain-fatty-acid--CoA ligase — protein MYNLATNLERNASFCPTNTALIFQEHKINYQELNRMVNQVANQLVKLGIKPYDKVALSCPNMPAFVISYYAIQKVGAVAVPLNIMLKGTEVAYHLDDSDAIALICYQGNSALPTGQFGHAGFLQANSCKHFIMIEAENNQEALPEGTHAFNAWLASSEIHFDAVYRKAEDSCVILYTSGTTGHAKGAELSQSNMLCNAQACQALTNQKGTDVSIAVLPLFHTFGQSLILNTSVLAGSALVLIPRFVPKTVMQQMYAHKVTHFAGVPTMYIGLLAFTEKHGSEYISEIAKNMKVAISGGASMPVEILKRFEEILNVPVIEGYGLSESSPVAAFNLLEYKRKPGSIGQPLPGVTMKAVGKDGIEVAQGKEGELLIRGHNVMKGYYKKPEETAKTIVNGWLHTGDIVRIDDEGYVFVVDRLKEVIIRGGFNIYPRDIEETFMTHPDVHLIAVIGVPHKTYGEEVKAFVVLKEDRKVTPKELVNWGKERLADYKYPRQVEILESLPMTATGKILKRMLK, from the coding sequence ATGTATAACTTAGCGACTAATTTAGAGCGTAATGCGAGCTTTTGCCCTACAAACACTGCGTTGATTTTTCAAGAACATAAAATTAACTACCAAGAACTTAATCGTATGGTTAACCAAGTGGCTAATCAGCTCGTTAAGTTAGGCATCAAACCTTATGATAAAGTGGCGTTATCTTGCCCAAACATGCCAGCTTTTGTCATTAGTTATTATGCAATTCAGAAAGTAGGTGCCGTAGCTGTGCCTTTGAATATTATGCTGAAGGGTACTGAGGTTGCCTACCACCTTGATGATTCAGATGCTATCGCGCTGATTTGTTACCAAGGAAATAGTGCGTTACCAACAGGTCAATTTGGTCATGCAGGGTTCCTGCAAGCTAACAGCTGTAAACATTTCATCATGATTGAAGCAGAAAATAATCAAGAAGCCTTGCCTGAAGGCACTCATGCTTTTAACGCGTGGTTAGCATCATCAGAGATCCATTTTGATGCTGTGTACCGTAAAGCAGAAGATAGCTGTGTCATCTTATACACCTCAGGTACAACAGGCCACGCTAAAGGGGCTGAATTAAGCCAAAGTAACATGCTGTGTAATGCGCAAGCCTGCCAAGCTTTAACCAACCAAAAAGGCACAGATGTGAGTATTGCGGTTCTCCCTCTGTTTCATACATTTGGTCAGTCTCTAATACTTAATACCTCAGTGCTTGCAGGCAGTGCCTTAGTGTTAATTCCACGCTTTGTGCCTAAAACGGTCATGCAGCAGATGTACGCGCATAAAGTAACGCATTTTGCTGGTGTACCAACTATGTATATCGGCTTACTCGCGTTTACTGAGAAGCATGGCAGTGAATACATCAGTGAAATTGCAAAGAATATGAAAGTTGCTATTTCAGGTGGTGCCTCAATGCCAGTTGAAATATTAAAGCGCTTCGAGGAAATATTAAATGTTCCAGTTATTGAAGGTTATGGTTTATCAGAATCATCACCTGTTGCCGCATTCAACTTACTTGAATATAAACGTAAACCCGGAAGCATCGGACAGCCATTACCAGGCGTAACTATGAAGGCGGTTGGTAAAGATGGCATAGAGGTCGCGCAAGGTAAAGAAGGTGAACTTCTTATTCGCGGACATAACGTAATGAAAGGCTATTATAAGAAGCCTGAAGAAACGGCTAAAACCATTGTGAATGGTTGGCTTCATACAGGTGACATTGTACGTATTGATGATGAAGGTTACGTGTTTGTTGTCGATCGCTTAAAAGAGGTCATTATACGTGGTGGGTTCAATATCTATCCTCGCGATATTGAAGAAACCTTCATGACACATCCAGACGTACACCTGATTGCCGTTATTGGTGTACCGCATAAAACATACGGTGAAGAAGTTAAAGCATTCGTGGTGCTAAAAGAGGATAGAAAAGTAACACCTAAAGAATTGGTTAACTGGGGTAAAGAACGTTTAGCTGATTATAAATACCCCCGTCAGGTTGAAATATTAGAATCGTTGCCTATGACTGCAACAGGAAAAATCCTCAAGCGAATGCTGAAATAA
- a CDS encoding DUF2947 domain-containing protein: MNYVELDKYSRKWIFTHASMPVAAADLEEIKPFTQARSSQIWSEHISKHSPDADHFEKGDWASNEKIWSEDTDWQTEWDSDDATLPNGVLEFIDWEDNTTVFFCYEKYNVIETKWGVFKRNWKNFLFFDDGPMLIGRKKKQVLWFNSNGTFKSAHRE, encoded by the coding sequence ATGAACTACGTAGAGTTAGATAAGTATTCTCGCAAGTGGATTTTCACCCACGCATCTATGCCAGTCGCAGCGGCTGATTTGGAAGAAATTAAGCCGTTTACCCAAGCGCGCTCTTCACAAATTTGGTCGGAGCATATCAGTAAACACAGCCCTGATGCTGATCACTTCGAAAAAGGTGATTGGGCCTCGAATGAAAAAATCTGGAGTGAAGATACTGATTGGCAAACGGAGTGGGATAGTGATGACGCCACTTTGCCAAACGGAGTGTTAGAGTTCATCGACTGGGAAGATAATACAACTGTCTTCTTCTGTTATGAAAAATACAATGTAATTGAGACCAAATGGGGCGTATTTAAACGTAATTGGAAGAATTTTTTATTCTTTGATGATGGCCCTATGCTAATTGGTCGTAAGAAAAAACAAGTACTATGGTTTAACTCGAATGGTACGTTTAAATCTGCTCACCGAGAGTAG
- a CDS encoding pirin family protein gives MTAFIDADNIAEIDPFVLWDHFAAKNKVKPVGLNFHGHSGVDTISYSVVGKVKHVDSSGCHATLEGGDVHVMTAGSGIVHKDTLTPVNGVVETFQLWTALPAGNAEMETASSTDYKTAILPLIEEADSTTKVLVGSYKGINSPVSYSIDIVYLDIIISPYGTWTFQPKNNLTAGFIYLRSGKAYISGNQLQPNQMAILDLSSHALEIKTSDIGTRLFVVLGEPLNQPLISSGASIHSSHKNLKSGGEKIEELMGNIEI, from the coding sequence ATGACTGCATTTATCGATGCAGATAATATCGCAGAAATCGACCCATTTGTACTGTGGGATCATTTTGCAGCCAAAAATAAAGTGAAGCCTGTTGGGCTAAATTTTCATGGGCACTCTGGCGTCGATACTATAAGTTACTCTGTTGTAGGCAAAGTAAAACATGTCGATTCTTCTGGCTGTCATGCGACGCTAGAAGGAGGTGACGTGCATGTGATGACCGCGGGAAGCGGTATCGTACACAAAGATACATTAACCCCAGTAAATGGAGTGGTGGAAACGTTTCAGCTATGGACGGCATTACCCGCAGGCAATGCGGAAATGGAAACAGCCTCTAGCACTGATTACAAAACCGCAATACTCCCCCTTATCGAAGAAGCCGACTCAACCACCAAAGTACTTGTTGGAAGTTATAAAGGAATAAATAGCCCCGTTAGCTATAGTATTGATATTGTTTACCTTGATATTATTATTTCCCCTTATGGTACGTGGACATTCCAACCAAAGAATAACCTGACTGCTGGCTTTATCTATTTGCGTTCGGGTAAAGCTTATATTAGTGGAAATCAGCTACAACCGAATCAAATGGCAATATTAGATTTGAGTTCACACGCCTTAGAAATAAAAACAAGTGATATTGGCACACGTTTATTTGTTGTGCTTGGAGAACCGCTAAATCAACCACTCATTAGTTCTGGTGCCTCTATTCATTCATCGCATAAGAATCTAAAAAGCGGAGGGGAAAAAATCGAAGAACTAATGGGAAATATAGAAATATGA
- a CDS encoding alpha-amylase family protein codes for MTVTLGTSFTRASVLTTAIIGSSFFATTVQADTILHAFNWSYSDITLQAKNIAQAGYKKVLISPPLKSSGDEWWARYQPQDIRLIDSPVGNKEDLQTLIAALKAEGVEVYADIVLNHMANESWKRNDLNYPGSDLLTQYSQNMDYMNKQKLFGDLTQGSFSANDFHPAGCITDWGNPGHVQYWRLCGGNGDTGLPDLDPNNWVVSQQRLYLQALKTMGIKGFRVDAVKHMSEYQINQVFTPEITAGMHVFGEVITSGGKGTNDYDVFLQPYLNNTDHGAYDFPLFSSIRNAFSYNGSMSQLHDPQAYGQALANNRAITFTITHDIPTNDGFRYQIMDPTSEKLAYAYILGRNGGTPLIYSDALKPEEDKDNGRWHDMWNNTDMVSMIRFHNAMQGKTMETLYSDKCLLIFKRDKAGLVAINKCSEARSYTVDTYHYEFNWYQPYIDVLSGSSETITSQNHSLTIPAQTARMWMQ; via the coding sequence ATGACAGTAACATTAGGAACATCCTTTACACGCGCCTCTGTGCTTACCACCGCAATCATAGGTAGCAGTTTCTTTGCTACTACAGTGCAAGCCGATACCATTTTGCATGCATTTAACTGGTCATACAGCGACATCACACTACAAGCCAAGAACATCGCACAAGCTGGCTATAAAAAAGTGCTTATTTCCCCCCCGCTGAAATCATCTGGCGATGAATGGTGGGCACGATACCAGCCGCAAGACATTCGCTTAATCGACTCACCTGTCGGTAACAAAGAGGATTTACAAACACTGATTGCCGCCCTTAAAGCTGAAGGTGTTGAAGTCTATGCCGACATCGTGCTCAATCACATGGCGAATGAAAGCTGGAAACGTAACGACCTTAATTACCCTGGCAGTGATCTGTTGACGCAGTACAGCCAAAACATGGATTACATGAACAAACAGAAATTGTTTGGGGATCTGACACAAGGCAGTTTCTCTGCCAATGACTTCCATCCTGCTGGATGTATTACCGACTGGGGCAATCCGGGACACGTGCAGTATTGGCGCTTATGCGGAGGTAATGGTGACACTGGTTTACCAGATTTAGACCCTAATAATTGGGTGGTGAGCCAACAGCGTTTATACCTGCAAGCATTGAAAACCATGGGTATTAAAGGGTTTCGTGTCGATGCAGTAAAACACATGAGCGAATACCAAATAAATCAAGTGTTCACTCCTGAAATCACAGCTGGTATGCATGTATTTGGTGAGGTGATCACCAGCGGTGGAAAAGGCACTAACGATTACGATGTTTTCTTGCAGCCTTATCTGAATAATACAGATCATGGTGCTTATGATTTCCCGCTATTTTCTTCTATTCGAAATGCTTTTTCTTACAATGGCAGCATGAGCCAATTGCATGATCCGCAGGCATACGGGCAAGCGCTAGCAAATAATCGTGCTATCACCTTTACCATTACTCACGATATTCCAACCAATGACGGATTCCGCTATCAGATTATGGATCCGACTAGCGAGAAACTCGCTTATGCCTATATTCTCGGGAGAAACGGTGGTACTCCACTCATCTATAGCGACGCGCTTAAACCAGAGGAAGACAAAGACAACGGTCGTTGGCACGATATGTGGAATAACACTGATATGGTAAGCATGATTCGCTTTCACAACGCAATGCAAGGAAAAACGATGGAGACCTTGTACAGCGATAAATGCCTGTTGATCTTTAAACGAGATAAAGCAGGGTTAGTAGCCATCAACAAATGTAGCGAAGCTCGCAGTTACACAGTCGATACGTATCACTACGAGTTTAACTGGTATCAACCCTACATTGATGTGCTCAGTGGCAGCAGTGAAACCATTACTTCACAAAACCACAGCTTAACCATTCCAGCGCAAACAGCTCGGATGTGGATGCAATAA
- a CDS encoding bifunctional NUDIX hydrolase/phosphatase PAP2 family protein, whose amino-acid sequence MFYSTKTSIYVVWLLSFLFLFSSSSYADLAQKDIIPEGIVGSVCVIRHDDKIVMLSEVITQKLSLPGGYIDPGNTAEEAAVREALEETGLVVSIDKLLQYRGRAAIYSCVADTPILVSSQIDHRNYTVVASWFAEHFGKEVKRVYLIDPDQVNSDEYRYPDDTKLLAKWIKNTPNSEVTVYSDLSDKVNALHRFELTLMNDFQQWVKSQSNTVKSIFDVTMTVVNLPGEAYFLLFVAMVVIAFYGPMALLQLFVMLISVIFISSLLKHGIASPRPFYIVPELQQTNAYGFSFPSGHTLIATVLWGMLWCFVREKNGVAKRPKYISLFSLFIVLMIIGQAVARVWYGVHYMSDTIASIILGLAIVMLWRKWRHSKEVPLKHSIASKWFWLGATIFIGVIASVTQLPDHVYLFTALLAIFLSIEFVPKYSLTLSVFNRCVTALITLIGITVISYFVSSLAHSSTVSLIVVAINSIGSFVAVGWTVIVPSLLYEKLANKACSLKAEFD is encoded by the coding sequence GTGTTTTATAGCACAAAGACTTCTATTTACGTTGTATGGCTACTCAGTTTTCTTTTTTTGTTTTCTTCTTCTAGTTATGCAGATCTTGCACAAAAAGACATAATACCTGAAGGGATCGTGGGTTCAGTTTGTGTTATTCGTCACGACGATAAAATTGTGATGCTTTCAGAAGTGATTACCCAGAAACTATCATTACCTGGCGGGTATATTGATCCCGGAAATACGGCAGAAGAAGCCGCTGTTCGTGAAGCGCTTGAAGAAACGGGGCTGGTGGTTTCCATTGATAAATTACTGCAATACCGTGGACGTGCCGCTATATACAGTTGTGTGGCCGATACGCCTATTTTAGTGTCTTCACAGATTGATCATCGAAATTATACGGTTGTAGCCTCGTGGTTTGCAGAGCACTTTGGCAAAGAAGTAAAGCGGGTTTATTTGATCGACCCCGACCAAGTGAATAGTGATGAGTATCGATACCCTGATGATACAAAGCTATTAGCTAAGTGGATTAAGAATACGCCAAATAGTGAGGTAACAGTCTATTCTGATTTGAGTGATAAAGTGAATGCTTTACACCGTTTTGAATTAACGTTAATGAATGACTTTCAGCAATGGGTTAAATCACAGTCGAACACCGTTAAATCAATTTTTGATGTAACCATGACAGTCGTTAATTTACCCGGTGAAGCGTATTTCCTTTTATTCGTTGCAATGGTGGTTATTGCTTTTTATGGACCAATGGCCTTGTTGCAGCTATTCGTGATGTTAATTAGCGTCATATTCATCTCTTCTTTGCTTAAGCATGGCATTGCTTCACCAAGACCTTTTTATATCGTGCCAGAATTACAACAAACAAATGCTTATGGCTTTAGCTTTCCTAGTGGCCATACATTAATAGCCACTGTGTTATGGGGTATGTTGTGGTGCTTTGTGCGTGAGAAGAACGGTGTTGCAAAAAGACCAAAGTATATATCATTATTTTCACTCTTTATTGTACTGATGATCATAGGCCAAGCCGTTGCTAGAGTGTGGTATGGCGTACATTATATGAGTGATACGATCGCCAGTATTATTCTGGGTCTTGCGATTGTCATGCTATGGCGTAAATGGCGCCACTCAAAGGAAGTACCATTAAAACATAGTATTGCCAGTAAATGGTTTTGGTTGGGTGCAACGATCTTTATTGGTGTTATTGCTAGTGTTACTCAACTACCAGATCATGTTTATTTATTCACTGCGCTATTGGCTATTTTCTTAAGTATTGAATTTGTGCCTAAATACTCGCTTACATTATCTGTATTTAACCGTTGTGTAACTGCGTTAATAACGTTGATTGGTATTACAGTGATTAGTTACTTTGTTTCCTCTCTTGCACATAGCTCTACGGTTAGCTTGATTGTTGTGGCGATAAATTCTATCGGGTCTTTTGTGGCAGTGGGCTGGACGGTGATCGTTCCCTCTCTATTGTATGAAAAGTTGGCAAATAAAGCGTGTTCTTTAAAAGCCGAATTTGATTAA
- a CDS encoding FAD-binding and (Fe-S)-binding domain-containing protein, whose translation MLPVLTYQNSIDDVVLSYLTELESAGFTGDIEKSYASRLAVATDNSVYQLLPQAVVLPRSVNDLSLVGQIGQKEAYKKVTFSPRGGGTGTNGQSLTAGIIVDLSRHMNQILEVNAKEGWVRVQTGTIKDQLNDALRPYGFFFSPDLSTSNRATIGGMISTDASGQGSLKYGKTSDHVLALKAVLVDGSILDTEPLDSKAVARYANEASFVGNAISTSSTVCREKRQQIVDKFPPLNRFLTGYDLKNVFDENVETFDIARLLCGAEGSLAFVAEAKLNITPIPKSRTLVNIKYDSFDSALRSAPMMVEAQALSVETVDSRVLNFAKQDIVWNTVSDLLTDVPGKEMLGINMVEFANNNPEENQRQVTNLCAKLDILIDQQKDGLIGYQVCDELASIQKIYTMRKKAVGLLGAVQGSKKPIAFAEDTCVPPENLADFIVEFRQLLDDKKLDYGMFGHVDAGVLHVRPALDMCDPEQERTMKEISDQVVALVAKYGGLMWGEHGKGFRSEYGPAFFGDELFTELRRIKAAFDPDNRMNPGKICTPLGSSDELVKVDGVKRGFYDRQIPVTTRDSFKQAMECNGNGLCFNYDTSSPMCPSMKITADRRHSPKGRAGLVREWLRQLAEQGINADELEHKLLTTTPTVKQIIDRLKNTYGSRKNDYDYSHEVMEAMNGCLACKACASQCPIKVDVPSFRSRFMNIYYSRYQRPAKDYLVAYVENYLPIMAKAPVTFNAIMRPAWSKKLTAKAIGYVDMPALSVPTLMEGLDGHHATHFDLSWLQALSKTERSQYVLIVQDPFTSYYDAEVVRDFVYLIEKLGKKPMLVPFKPNGKAQHVKGFLRQFAKTARNTADFLNQLASLGIPLVGVDPALVLCYRDEYEEVLKETRGDFHVLMAHEWLTPLLAEQPKDALRDTASNNDDWYLFAHCTEKTKMPNVEKEWMAIFNQFGAGLKPVAVGCCGMAGTFGHEKDKLEISKGVYNLSWKPNIDQLDPERCLVTGYSCRSQVKRFEHIKMKHPVQALLQLLS comes from the coding sequence ATGTTACCTGTATTAACATATCAGAATAGTATCGACGACGTCGTACTGTCTTATCTTACTGAGTTAGAATCTGCTGGGTTCACCGGCGATATTGAAAAAAGTTACGCGAGCCGTCTTGCCGTCGCTACCGACAATAGTGTTTATCAACTATTACCACAAGCCGTTGTGCTTCCTCGTTCAGTGAATGACTTATCCCTAGTAGGTCAGATTGGTCAAAAAGAGGCGTATAAGAAAGTAACGTTCTCACCGCGCGGTGGTGGTACAGGTACCAATGGCCAATCATTAACAGCGGGTATCATTGTTGATTTATCTCGGCATATGAACCAAATCCTTGAAGTGAATGCCAAAGAAGGCTGGGTAAGAGTTCAAACAGGTACAATTAAAGACCAATTGAATGATGCCCTACGTCCTTATGGTTTCTTTTTCTCGCCCGACTTATCAACCAGTAATCGTGCCACCATTGGCGGTATGATCAGTACCGATGCATCAGGGCAGGGGTCGTTAAAGTACGGTAAAACATCGGATCATGTATTAGCATTGAAAGCCGTATTGGTTGATGGTTCAATATTAGATACCGAGCCGCTAGACAGTAAAGCAGTGGCTCGTTATGCGAATGAAGCCAGCTTTGTCGGTAATGCGATTAGTACTTCATCTACGGTATGTCGCGAAAAGCGCCAACAGATTGTTGATAAATTTCCTCCGCTAAATCGTTTTTTAACGGGTTATGATCTTAAAAATGTGTTTGATGAAAACGTTGAAACATTCGATATTGCCCGTCTTTTATGTGGTGCTGAAGGGTCGTTAGCCTTTGTTGCTGAAGCAAAGCTTAATATTACCCCTATTCCTAAATCGCGTACTTTAGTCAACATTAAGTACGATAGCTTCGATTCTGCATTGCGTAGCGCCCCTATGATGGTAGAGGCTCAAGCGTTATCGGTTGAGACTGTCGATTCACGTGTTTTGAATTTTGCTAAACAAGATATTGTTTGGAACACTGTTAGTGATTTACTCACCGATGTACCAGGCAAAGAAATGCTGGGTATTAATATGGTGGAGTTTGCCAATAATAACCCTGAAGAAAACCAACGCCAAGTTACCAATTTATGCGCAAAGCTAGATATTCTGATCGATCAGCAAAAAGATGGTTTAATCGGCTATCAAGTATGTGATGAACTGGCAAGCATTCAAAAAATCTACACCATGCGTAAAAAAGCGGTGGGTTTATTAGGTGCAGTACAAGGCAGTAAAAAGCCGATCGCTTTCGCAGAAGATACTTGCGTGCCACCTGAAAATTTAGCCGATTTTATTGTTGAATTTCGTCAACTGTTAGACGATAAAAAACTTGATTATGGCATGTTTGGTCATGTTGATGCTGGTGTATTACATGTACGACCTGCATTAGATATGTGCGATCCAGAGCAAGAACGCACCATGAAAGAAATTTCAGACCAAGTGGTTGCTTTAGTCGCGAAATATGGTGGCTTAATGTGGGGGGAACACGGTAAAGGTTTCCGCTCTGAGTATGGCCCTGCATTTTTTGGCGACGAGCTATTTACTGAATTACGTCGGATTAAAGCGGCATTTGATCCTGATAATCGCATGAATCCAGGTAAAATTTGTACGCCGTTAGGTAGCAGCGATGAGTTAGTCAAAGTTGATGGTGTTAAACGGGGTTTCTACGACCGTCAGATTCCTGTAACAACGCGTGATAGCTTTAAACAAGCGATGGAATGCAACGGTAACGGTTTGTGTTTTAATTACGACACAAGCTCTCCTATGTGTCCGTCGATGAAAATCACTGCAGATCGCCGTCATTCGCCAAAAGGTCGCGCGGGGCTAGTACGTGAATGGTTACGCCAGTTAGCCGAACAAGGCATTAATGCGGATGAGCTAGAGCATAAGCTGCTCACCACGACACCCACGGTAAAGCAGATTATAGATCGCCTGAAAAACACCTATGGCTCACGTAAGAATGATTACGATTATTCTCACGAAGTGATGGAAGCTATGAACGGTTGTCTTGCATGTAAGGCGTGTGCAAGCCAATGTCCGATTAAAGTGGATGTACCGAGTTTTCGTTCTCGTTTCATGAATATCTACTACAGTCGCTATCAACGTCCGGCCAAAGATTACTTGGTGGCGTATGTCGAAAACTATCTGCCGATTATGGCCAAAGCGCCTGTTACATTTAATGCGATAATGCGACCAGCATGGTCGAAAAAACTGACAGCAAAAGCGATCGGTTATGTTGATATGCCAGCCCTGTCGGTGCCAACATTAATGGAAGGCTTAGACGGTCATCATGCGACTCATTTTGATCTATCGTGGTTACAAGCGCTGTCGAAAACGGAACGTAGTCAGTACGTACTTATTGTTCAAGACCCGTTTACCAGCTATTACGATGCGGAAGTGGTTCGTGATTTCGTTTACTTGATTGAAAAATTAGGTAAAAAACCCATGTTGGTTCCGTTTAAACCCAACGGTAAAGCACAACATGTGAAAGGCTTTTTACGTCAGTTTGCAAAAACAGCACGTAATACGGCTGATTTTTTGAATCAATTGGCGTCTTTGGGTATTCCGTTAGTCGGTGTCGATCCCGCACTTGTACTGTGTTATCGCGATGAGTACGAAGAAGTGCTGAAAGAAACACGTGGTGATTTTCATGTACTAATGGCCCATGAATGGTTAACACCACTTCTGGCTGAGCAGCCGAAGGATGCATTACGTGATACAGCAAGTAACAACGACGATTGGTACTTGTTTGCACACTGTACTGAAAAAACCAAAATGCCTAATGTAGAAAAAGAATGGATGGCAATCTTCAATCAATTCGGAGCAGGGCTAAAGCCTGTTGCTGTCGGTTGTTGTGGCATGGCTGGTACGTTTGGGCATGAGAAAGACAAACTCGAAATATCGAAGGGTGTTTACAATCTGAGTTGGAAGCCA